The following are from one region of the Mannheimia granulomatis genome:
- a CDS encoding KAP family P-loop NTPase fold protein: MWSDTESKEDYLNFGEVSQIVTEILETEAMLPVSIGIFGNWGAGKSSLLNLIEQQIKPDEWIVIKFDAWLYQGFDDARAALLEVIASHLIQAAKDDETIWKKSKNLFARIDGLRLFGLMADGAALAAGIPTFGLISRTFETAQNSLDGIQDEAESKQAIETGKEIIDSGKNLIKPKEKQTPPQQINAFRKEYGEILQDLGKKLVIVIDNLDRCLPANAIQTLEAIRLFLFLNRTAFIIAADEEMIRHSVAEHYKDLSYSHQIDYLDKLIQIPIRVPKAGVLEIRAYLYMLHAIHQKLSTETLENLRQFLENHLQQSWQNQSLKPEQVAETIGEQNNQALLADFERANRIAPLLANSPNIHGNPRIVKRILNTIKMRAKISDKRQMPLDEAIITKLVIFERCVDSDTVIKFYQLINEKEGKPELLKELENNNEQNLSILSENKPIQTFIKEWVKLEPKLSDLDLRAAIYLSRETIPLNTYTAQLSQKAQDALSILLTTTTITGSQYTQNAIQQLTTDEQISVMESLIEQLRKVDNWDKSPNGFTGACLLAENSEDGAKILNRFIVGLKNKGINYPWLNKRLKSKTWYQE, translated from the coding sequence ATGTGGTCAGATACTGAATCTAAAGAGGACTATCTCAATTTTGGCGAAGTGTCTCAAATCGTTACTGAAATATTGGAAACTGAAGCTATGTTACCAGTTTCAATAGGTATTTTTGGTAACTGGGGTGCAGGCAAGTCTTCCCTGTTAAATTTAATTGAGCAACAAATCAAGCCCGATGAGTGGATTGTGATTAAATTTGATGCTTGGCTTTATCAAGGATTTGACGATGCCAGGGCAGCACTTTTAGAAGTGATTGCTAGTCATTTGATTCAGGCTGCCAAAGATGACGAAACCATTTGGAAAAAATCTAAAAATTTATTTGCAAGAATTGATGGATTGCGTTTGTTTGGTTTAATGGCTGATGGGGCTGCTTTAGCAGCAGGAATACCAACTTTTGGTTTAATTTCCAGAACATTTGAAACAGCCCAAAATTCATTGGATGGTATTCAAGATGAAGCAGAAAGTAAACAAGCTATAGAAACAGGAAAAGAGATTATTGATTCAGGAAAAAATCTTATCAAGCCAAAGGAGAAACAAACACCACCACAACAAATCAATGCGTTTAGAAAAGAATATGGCGAAATATTACAGGATTTAGGTAAAAAGCTGGTTATTGTTATTGATAACCTTGACCGTTGTCTGCCTGCTAATGCCATTCAAACATTGGAAGCCATTCGCTTATTCTTATTTTTAAATCGTACCGCTTTTATTATTGCGGCTGATGAGGAAATGATTCGCCATTCAGTTGCGGAACATTACAAAGATTTGTCTTATAGTCATCAAATTGATTATTTGGACAAACTCATTCAGATTCCTATTCGTGTACCGAAAGCTGGTGTTCTTGAGATTCGCGCGTATTTGTATATGCTACACGCCATTCATCAAAAATTATCTACCGAAACATTAGAAAACTTACGCCAATTTTTAGAAAACCATTTGCAACAATCTTGGCAAAATCAATCCTTAAAGCCAGAACAAGTAGCTGAAACTATTGGAGAGCAAAATAATCAAGCTCTATTGGCAGATTTTGAGCGAGCGAACAGAATAGCCCCTTTATTGGCAAATTCGCCAAACATTCACGGTAATCCTAGAATTGTAAAACGAATTTTAAATACTATTAAAATGCGAGCCAAAATTTCAGATAAGCGTCAAATGCCATTAGATGAAGCGATTATTACCAAATTGGTAATTTTTGAGCGATGTGTGGATTCTGATACAGTAATAAAATTTTATCAGCTTATCAATGAAAAAGAGGGCAAACCTGAATTATTAAAAGAGCTGGAAAATAACAATGAGCAAAATTTATCAATACTCTCTGAAAATAAACCCATTCAAACATTTATCAAAGAATGGGTAAAATTAGAGCCCAAATTATCTGATCTTGATTTGCGAGCGGCAATTTATTTATCCAGAGAAACCATACCGCTAAATACTTATACTGCTCAACTTTCTCAAAAAGCCCAAGATGCTTTAAGCATTTTACTTACAACCACAACAATAACAGGTTCTCAATATACCCAAAATGCCATTCAACAATTAACGACAGATGAACAAATCTCTGTTATGGAATCCTTAATTGAACAATTAAGAAAAGTGGATAATTGGGATAAAAGTCCAAATGGTTTTACAGGGGCTTGTTTGTTGGCGGAAAATTCAGAAGATGGTGCAAAAATTTTAAACCGTTTTATTGTTGGATTGAAAAATAAAGGCATTAACTATCCGTGGTTAAACAAAAGATTAAAAAGCAAAACTTGGTATCAGGAGTAA